The sequence below is a genomic window from Flavobacterium sediminilitoris.
TCCATGACCTGATATCATGACTATTGGTATTTCTGGTTTTATTTTTTTTACTGCTTCTAAAACCTCAACACCATCCATTTTTGGCATTTTTATATCGCAAAGAATTAGGTCGTAATCATCATTTTTAACTTTTTCTACACCTTGTAATCCATCTTCTGCTTCTTCTACTTGATAGGTATCGTTTTCTTCTGAAAGAATTTTTGTTAAGACTCTTCTAATAGCTGCTTCGTCTTCAATTACTAATATCTTTGGCATTACTATGTTGTATTATAAAATTACTGGTTTAAAGTTAGCAAAAATACAATACAATTACTAACTAGCCCTGATTGAAGCGATATCTTTTTTGTTTTAAATTTAAAACAAAAAAATAAAGCGAAAAGCAGGAATATGGAATAATAAATAAGGTTTTAACTTTCGCTTTTATTTACTTATAATGTGAATATCGCGTTGTGGAAATGGAATAGCAATATTATTTTGTTTAAATGCTTCGTCTATTCTAAAACGAATATCGCTTTGTATTCTTGGACTTTTCATTCCATTATTTACATAGAAGTAAACAGAAAAATCTAATGATGAATCGCCAAAGTTCCCAAATAGTACTGATATTTCTTTTGTGTTTACTACTCCTTCTACTCCTTTGACGCAATCTTCTAATATTTTTTTAACTAATTTAATATCGGTTCCGTATGCAACTCCTACGTTTACTTGTTCTCTATTAATAGTTCCGTTTTGTGTCCAATTGAATAAGGTTTCTACCATGAATTTATGGTTTGGAATTACCATTACTCTATCGTTACGAGTAATCATTCGAGTGGTTCTTAGTCTTATTTCTTTAACTTCTCCTACTTTTCCATCTACTTCAATGATATCACCAACATGTAGTGATT
It includes:
- a CDS encoding mechanosensitive ion channel family protein, with the translated sequence MLETIKYILNYKLIDTKTIDVTVLTIVVLVTALILTGIVLRFVRVLITRKLPNEDKNKFISVFQFVKYVVYVLVFMFTLHSSGVNMSVFLTASAALFVGIGFALQTFFQDLISGILIILDQSLHVGDIIEVDGKVGEVKEIRLRTTRMITRNDRVMVIPNHKFMVETLFNWTQNGTINREQVNVGVAYGTDIKLVKKILEDCVKGVEGVVNTKEISVLFGNFGDSSLDFSVYFYVNNGMKSPRIQSDIRFRIDEAFKQNNIAIPFPQRDIHIISK